Proteins encoded together in one Campylobacter concisus window:
- the arsS gene encoding arsenosugar biosynthesis radical SAM (seleno)protein ArsS (Some members of this family are selenoproteins.), producing the protein MNFTERIAPQIRHTDKISTIQVNLGKICNLACSHCHVEAGPKRTETMSKETLQAVLEAISAHKFSTLDVTGGAPEMNAHFRWFIDEAAKITPHIIVRTNLTILLENGYEDLPKFYADHGVELVASLPCYTEENVDGMRGRGVFDGSIEALKRLNALGYGKGGNLVLNLVYNPGGAFLPGDQAGLEADYKRELKSAFGVEFDHLFTITNVPIGRFRRSLEKSGKFEPYMQLLEANFNPNAAQNIMCRAQISVGYDGALYDCDFNQMEGLKAHGAKDIFELAKSGELGRQIVFRDYCYACTAGAGSSCCGALA; encoded by the coding sequence ATGAACTTCACGGAGCGTATAGCACCGCAGATCAGGCATACTGATAAAATTTCAACTATCCAAGTAAATCTAGGCAAGATATGCAACCTCGCCTGTTCGCACTGCCACGTCGAGGCTGGACCAAAGCGCACGGAGACGATGAGCAAGGAGACTTTGCAGGCTGTTTTGGAGGCGATTAGCGCGCATAAATTTAGCACGCTTGACGTCACTGGCGGCGCACCTGAGATGAACGCGCACTTTCGCTGGTTTATCGATGAGGCCGCTAAGATCACGCCTCACATCATCGTGCGAACAAATTTGACCATACTACTTGAAAATGGCTACGAGGATCTACCTAAATTTTACGCAGATCACGGCGTGGAGCTAGTTGCGAGCCTACCTTGCTACACCGAAGAAAACGTCGATGGCATGCGTGGACGAGGCGTATTTGATGGCTCCATAGAGGCGCTAAAGAGGCTAAATGCACTAGGATACGGCAAGGGCGGAAATTTGGTGCTAAATTTAGTCTATAACCCAGGTGGTGCGTTTTTGCCAGGCGATCAAGCTGGGCTTGAAGCGGACTACAAAAGAGAGCTAAAAAGCGCTTTTGGCGTGGAATTTGATCATCTTTTTACGATCACGAACGTGCCGATTGGCAGATTTAGAAGATCGCTTGAAAAAAGCGGTAAATTTGAGCCTTATATGCAGCTTTTAGAAGCAAATTTTAACCCAAATGCCGCGCAAAATATAATGTGTAGAGCGCAAATTTCAGTGGGATATGACGGAGCTCTTTATGATTGCGATTTTAACCAGATGGAGGGGCTTAAGGCGCACGGCGCAAAGGATATCTTTGAGCTAGCTAAAAGCGGCGAGCTTGGTAGGCAGATTGTCTTTCGAGACTACTGCTACGCCTGTACAGCAGGTGCTGGGTCGAGCTGCTGCGGCGCACTAGCCTAA
- a CDS encoding C-GCAxxG-C-C family protein, translating into MMSNEEIAQKFAEQNCAQMILARYAQHLGANEAQLMKLSFGLLGGMQEGSVCGAYLAAVLVLGLAYGDDKEKYNANLARFKEIYFKTQKSSICKEVLGHDLSKPDELEAIMQKGLFAKICPCAISDSMRALDQILEFKEN; encoded by the coding sequence ATGATGAGCAATGAAGAGATAGCGCAAAAATTTGCCGAGCAAAACTGCGCGCAGATGATATTAGCACGCTACGCACAGCACCTAGGTGCAAACGAGGCGCAGCTTATGAAGCTTAGCTTTGGGCTCTTAGGCGGCATGCAGGAGGGCTCGGTATGTGGCGCATATCTAGCGGCAGTGCTAGTTTTGGGGCTTGCTTACGGCGATGATAAAGAAAAATACAATGCAAATTTGGCGCGCTTTAAAGAGATATATTTTAAAACGCAAAAATCTAGCATATGCAAAGAGGTCTTGGGGCATGATCTAAGCAAGCCGGATGAACTTGAAGCGATAATGCAAAAAGGGCTCTTTGCGAAAATTTGCCCCTGCGCTATAAGCGATAGCATGAGGGCTTTGGATCAAATTTTAGAGTTTAAGGAGAATTAA
- a CDS encoding sodium:solute symporter family transporter — protein sequence MQEYQSLFFWGFLIVYGVIMYAFSPKARSIGSFFKGEDEGGVKVSPFLLTTSIFISWIFAKSVTNAANLGASYGIVGGVAYATYWLCIPIAGIVIYRLRRKFGATGLVQFLTSNYGAAASIAFCVAILVRLFNEVWSNTAVVGGYYGDSGSMPFIVAASLFTLFTLVYSVRGGLRGSIVTDVIQALVFIIATLWVIVTILPKHGVGELVSTGSWSLGGGVDLLLVAVLQLVSYPFHDPVLTDRGFICEEKTMLKSFVISGILGFVAIVIFSFIGIYGSLEGIAAKGNIPAELAKTMGIGSTILMTAVMIAAAGSTLDSTFASLSKLVGYDIPAMLNKDVAKISIKIGIISMILFAIFGNLPMIVGTDILKATTISGTMVIGLAPVFLLHGFVSPTKLGFHLSFWLGIFLGVAFAFDAKIFPEFLAIGSGKYAMLLGINLYGLIACTLAYALPGLLCGCKDKR from the coding sequence ATGCAAGAGTATCAGTCGCTCTTTTTTTGGGGCTTTTTGATCGTTTACGGCGTGATAATGTACGCTTTTTCACCAAAGGCACGCAGTATCGGCTCGTTTTTTAAAGGGGAGGACGAAGGCGGCGTAAAGGTGTCGCCATTTTTGCTAACGACTAGCATTTTTATCAGCTGGATATTTGCAAAATCAGTCACAAACGCCGCAAATTTAGGCGCTAGCTACGGTATCGTCGGAGGCGTAGCCTACGCAACATACTGGCTTTGTATACCAATAGCCGGCATCGTCATCTACCGCTTAAGGCGCAAATTTGGCGCAACCGGACTCGTGCAGTTTTTAACTAGCAACTACGGCGCGGCGGCGAGCATCGCATTTTGCGTGGCGATCTTGGTTAGGCTTTTTAACGAAGTTTGGAGCAACACAGCAGTCGTGGGCGGCTACTACGGAGATAGCGGCAGCATGCCTTTTATCGTCGCAGCCTCGCTTTTTACGCTCTTTACGCTAGTTTATTCGGTTCGCGGCGGACTTAGGGGCTCTATCGTGACAGACGTCATCCAGGCTTTAGTTTTTATCATCGCCACGCTTTGGGTCATCGTGACTATCTTGCCAAAGCACGGCGTGGGCGAGCTAGTTAGCACCGGCAGCTGGAGCTTAGGTGGCGGCGTGGATCTGCTTTTAGTCGCTGTTTTACAGCTAGTTAGCTACCCTTTTCACGACCCTGTTTTAACCGATCGAGGCTTCATCTGCGAAGAAAAAACGATGCTAAAAAGCTTTGTGATCTCTGGTATTTTAGGCTTTGTAGCCATCGTCATTTTTAGCTTTATCGGCATTTACGGCTCGCTTGAGGGCATAGCCGCAAAGGGCAACATCCCAGCCGAGCTAGCTAAAACCATGGGGATTGGCTCAACTATCCTGATGACAGCCGTCATGATAGCGGCTGCTGGATCGACGCTGGACTCGACCTTTGCAAGCCTTTCAAAGCTAGTTGGCTACGATATCCCAGCGATGCTAAACAAAGACGTCGCTAAAATTTCCATAAAAATCGGCATCATCTCGATGATACTTTTTGCCATTTTTGGAAATTTACCGATGATTGTGGGCACCGATATCTTAAAGGCTACGACGATTAGCGGCACGATGGTGATCGGCCTAGCGCCGGTATTTTTGTTGCATGGATTTGTGAGCCCAACAAAGCTTGGCTTTCATCTTAGCTTTTGGCTGGGGATATTTTTGGGTGTCGCATTTGCATTTGACGCGAAAATTTTCCCTGAGTTTTTAGCGATCGGCAGCGGCAAATACGCAATGCTCTTGGGCATAAATTTATATGGACTCATCGCTTGCACGCTTGCCTATGCGCTGCCTGGGCTACTTTGCGGCTGCAAAGATAAAAGATGA
- a CDS encoding metallophosphoesterase family protein, whose protein sequence is MSSCPLSYALNFPPGPKFQSRCLYVVGGLYGNVFALNEILAMADAEGADVVFNGDIHWFDAETKSFCQIEREIEKRALTAINGNVEFEQASGQNGCGCFYPSCTDAGTINRSNLIHARLSRLIKEGCEQFIEIFKKRAKCELVSVGGANIAITHGDEKFLAGWGCSRENLAQKVRQDELNLWFKERKFDVLACTHTCAPAAIALENGVVINNGAAGMPNFAGKLYGLITRIALKPSKEAIYRARLGEIYIEALPVRYDTAKFLEWFDQIWEAQSPAEVSYRDRIANGSEGEIKEAMLGGFWQIYAK, encoded by the coding sequence ATGAGCTCTTGCCCGCTTAGCTACGCGCTCAATTTCCCTCCGGGGCCAAAATTTCAAAGCCGCTGCCTATATGTCGTAGGCGGACTTTACGGCAACGTCTTTGCGCTCAATGAAATTTTAGCTATGGCGGACGCCGAGGGTGCGGATGTCGTTTTTAACGGCGACATCCACTGGTTTGACGCGGAGACAAAGAGCTTTTGCCAGATAGAGCGTGAGATAGAAAAACGCGCTCTAACGGCGATAAATGGCAATGTAGAGTTCGAGCAAGCAAGCGGACAAAACGGATGCGGCTGCTTCTATCCCTCATGCACCGACGCTGGCACCATAAATCGCTCAAATTTGATCCATGCACGCCTAAGCCGCCTTATAAAAGAGGGGTGCGAGCAGTTTATAGAAATTTTTAAAAAGCGTGCCAAATGCGAGCTAGTAAGCGTCGGCGGCGCAAATATCGCTATCACGCACGGAGATGAGAAATTTCTAGCTGGCTGGGGCTGCTCTCGTGAAAATTTGGCTCAAAAAGTCAGGCAAGATGAGTTAAATTTATGGTTTAAAGAGCGTAAATTTGACGTGCTAGCCTGCACGCACACATGCGCCCCTGCCGCCATAGCGCTAGAAAATGGCGTAGTGATAAATAACGGCGCGGCTGGCATGCCAAATTTCGCCGGCAAGCTTTATGGGCTCATAACTCGCATCGCGCTTAAGCCTAGCAAAGAGGCGATATACCGCGCTAGGCTGGGCGAAATTTACATCGAGGCACTTCCTGTGCGATATGACACGGCGAAATTTTTAGAGTGGTTTGATCAAATTTGGGAGGCTCAAAGTCCAGCCGAGGTCTCATACAGAGACCGCATAGCAAATGGTAGCGAGGGCGAGATAAAAGAGGCGATGCTTGGCGGATTTTGGCAAATTTACGCAAAATAA
- a CDS encoding rhodanese-like domain-containing protein, with amino-acid sequence MFVKSKIVKGIVVLFALGFLTACSDTKAPADAKFKGADLAAIQADNKKKEDYLVIDVRKVEEYNAGHLKHAINIPLEEIEARLDEINGYKDKNVVLYCNSGNRSGKALDILKAKGFNKLSNAEGVKEFSYDLVKFGSINAEEFKKIANDPNVLIIDVREKKDYDAGHMKGAISIPDGEPVDNYKDVLEANKDKTIVTHCYSGNRSAKLAQTLSDKGYKVLNLLDGTKEHSYELVK; translated from the coding sequence ATGTTCGTCAAAAGTAAAATAGTTAAAGGTATAGTCGTGCTTTTTGCACTTGGTTTTCTCACAGCTTGCAGCGATACAAAAGCGCCAGCAGACGCTAAATTTAAGGGCGCTGACCTAGCTGCGATACAAGCTGATAACAAGAAAAAAGAGGACTATCTGGTCATCGACGTGAGAAAAGTGGAGGAGTATAACGCTGGCCACCTAAAACACGCTATAAACATCCCACTTGAAGAGATCGAGGCTAGACTAGATGAGATTAACGGCTACAAAGATAAAAACGTCGTGCTTTACTGCAACAGCGGCAACCGCAGCGGCAAGGCACTAGATATACTAAAAGCAAAGGGCTTTAACAAGCTTAGCAACGCTGAGGGCGTGAAAGAATTTAGCTACGATCTAGTTAAATTTGGCAGCATAAACGCAGAGGAATTTAAGAAGATCGCAAACGATCCAAACGTTCTAATCATCGATGTTAGAGAGAAAAAAGACTATGACGCTGGACATATGAAAGGCGCTATTAGCATACCTGATGGCGAGCCAGTGGATAACTACAAAGACGTGCTTGAAGCAAACAAAGACAAAACTATCGTCACACACTGCTACAGCGGCAACCGCAGCGCTAAACTAGCTCAAACGCTAAGCGACAAAGGCTACAAAGTCTTAAATCTACTCGACGGCACAAAAGAACACAGCTACGAGCTAGTAAAATAA
- a CDS encoding type I restriction-modification system subunit M N-terminal domain-containing protein codes for MLESDLWESADLLRSGSNLTSYQYCMPVLGLIFLRYSLGRVT; via the coding sequence ATGCTAGAGAGCGACCTTTGGGAGTCGGCGGATCTTTTACGCTCAGGCTCAAACCTCACATCATATCAATACTGCATGCCGGTACTTGGTCTTATCTTTTTGCGCTACTCACTAGGGAGAGTTACCTGA
- a CDS encoding type II toxin-antitoxin system RelE/ParE family toxin gives MSKYKVLISPQAYEELEAIYKYIALSLLSSGAANSTLEAIKNTILSLDEMPNRGAIRKVGRYANMGYRQLFVKNYTVIYRINEKDKAVIIITIRYTPSAF, from the coding sequence TTGAGCAAGTATAAAGTCCTTATCTCACCACAAGCTTATGAAGAGCTTGAAGCGATTTATAAATATATTGCACTATCTTTGCTCTCGTCAGGTGCTGCAAACTCTACGCTAGAGGCTATCAAAAACACTATCCTTAGTCTAGATGAGATGCCAAATCGTGGTGCTATTAGAAAAGTTGGCAGATATGCTAATATGGGCTATAGACAGCTATTTGTTAAAAACTACACAGTGATTTATAGGATCAATGAAAAAGATAAGGCTGTTATAATCATCACTATTAGATATACACCAAGTGCTTTTTAG
- a CDS encoding type II toxin-antitoxin system prevent-host-death family antitoxin: MPQIIPIKELRNTNEISQLCNSKDEPVFVTKNGYGDLVVMSIKTYDKLVATADIDSAIASSEAKITADTKMLEAKDVFASLKDKYLEQV, encoded by the coding sequence ATGCCTCAAATAATACCTATAAAAGAGCTTAGAAACACAAATGAAATTTCACAGCTATGCAATAGCAAGGATGAGCCAGTGTTTGTCACTAAAAATGGCTATGGTGATTTGGTTGTGATGAGTATAAAAACATATGATAAGCTAGTAGCCACAGCCGATATAGATAGCGCCATCGCATCATCTGAAGCTAAGATAACAGCAGATACAAAGATGCTAGAAGCAAAAGATGTTTTTGCTAGTTTAAAAGATAAGTATCTTGAGCAAGTATAA
- a CDS encoding thioredoxin reductase: MKKIIFIIIALLVAGSLLIINKGNLMSKENLMDNTYTVIAPNGMEIPFDKKTNLMIPNNDNYKKPRTNKEYLEIQSKYLLEARSILDSSLYKNYKPLYYNPKPNSLGQTDYLAFKPWLDISYKPSSNKLSPWTKTEKAYYESLKDKRDRYIYLVKRSNLKCTMIDIPDDAIGRVDSNGKLTKPEYAEIYDEVNAHKGTLKSELFAAEWNICAGVLGDMGGFVGGVGLGYAGFKARAYQSMFLSAQLGQDGALEALADLFEYSTYLVGLNKNLQMAEEFRKLAKNPPLDEYGMMPYLDEIVGSYFVMDFNRGLALDTDGRVMRYFRKLVEDEGKLLDPRDIDANETTREEFMTKMKDVLKDEMLPFDVAEPDDQEYRQVILNRDINILEAKIMSLTPPEGYPNAPYYNTPEELTRLYEAGKLDKKLNPLTPVMYRDSFPEDLRQKILSYAKEHKIKD; the protein is encoded by the coding sequence ATGAAGAAGATCATATTTATCATCATAGCTCTTTTAGTAGCAGGATCACTATTAATAATAAATAAAGGAAATTTAATGAGTAAAGAAAATTTAATGGATAATACATATACAGTTATAGCTCCAAATGGCATGGAAATACCATTTGATAAAAAGACAAATTTAATGATACCAAACAATGACAATTATAAAAAACCTAGGACAAATAAGGAATACTTAGAAATTCAGTCTAAATATTTACTTGAAGCCCGCTCCATCCTAGACTCATCTTTATATAAAAACTATAAACCACTATACTATAACCCTAAACCAAATTCTCTAGGTCAAACAGACTATTTAGCATTTAAACCATGGCTAGATATTAGCTATAAACCAAGCTCAAATAAACTATCACCTTGGACTAAGACAGAAAAAGCATACTATGAAAGTTTAAAAGATAAGAGAGATAGATATATCTATCTAGTAAAAAGAAGCAATCTAAAATGCACTATGATAGATATACCAGATGATGCCATAGGTAGAGTAGATAGCAATGGCAAACTAACAAAGCCAGAGTATGCTGAAATTTATGATGAAGTAAATGCTCACAAAGGTACATTAAAATCAGAACTATTTGCAGCAGAGTGGAATATATGTGCAGGAGTATTAGGAGATATGGGAGGATTTGTAGGAGGTGTTGGATTAGGTTATGCAGGATTTAAAGCAAGAGCATATCAATCAATGTTTCTATCAGCCCAACTTGGTCAAGACGGAGCCCTAGAGGCATTAGCTGATTTATTTGAATACTCTACCTATTTAGTAGGCCTAAATAAAAATTTACAAATGGCTGAAGAGTTTAGAAAACTAGCTAAAAATCCCCCACTAGATGAATATGGAATGATGCCTTATCTTGATGAGATAGTAGGAAGCTACTTCGTGATGGATTTTAATAGAGGACTTGCACTTGATACTGATGGTAGGGTTATGCGGTATTTTAGAAAACTCGTTGAAGACGAAGGCAAATTGCTAGACCCTAGAGATATAGATGCAAACGAGACTACAAGGGAAGAATTTATGACAAAAATGAAAGACGTCCTAAAAGATGAAATGCTTCCTTTTGACGTAGCTGAACCAGATGATCAAGAATATAGGCAAGTGATTTTAAACAGAGATATTAATATTTTAGAAGCAAAAATAATGTCCCTAACCCCACCAGAGGGATATCCTAATGCACCATACTACAATACACCAGAAGAGCTAACAAGACTATATGAGGCTGGTAAATTAGATAAAAAGCTAAACCCTCTAACACCAGTAATGTATAGAGATAGCTTCCCAGAAGATCTTAGGCAAAAGATATTATCTTATGCTAAAGAGCATAAGATAAAGGATTAG
- a CDS encoding site-specific integrase yields the protein MVHLKNRNGIYYYRSVIAPNARKVLKCSRELSFSLGTYSLLKARKSARIYDRYIYLITKAVDMKLNQGIIDSLVDSFMQAKVDKSIKEHSLYDKKIDIEFADALNRHFKEALKDHTFSDLLNKSNETLNGMAKILSNSPDEAIDQDDKASIAQTLLEKHILSLNYLISKLDKSANLVSKRLKFLSKQDESYKFEPTGIDSFQDNINALDEANGLPLKKEDIKSLAKNFSHAIMATAEQQYGLNNPFKLVKTKGDERSAEQILSANSHLIGKRIKVGDSSFGMGSLNDEAVQEYEIVPCSTSQRKIESREIITLKTAFENFIANTSVSQKWSSSTMDLVNIVGNILFKFFHPSKDITTISRDDLLKFRNTLALIPTKLNQKAKYKDKSLEQIIHIGKNDAKLSQVTIQKYMIRVVQFFKYCYNSDYISKSIVNDLSVKVEINPMERKVLPYSKEEANAIFKIVQNFKETNKSPSKRISANDLYYITMIAAYSGMRINEIVQLRARDIVQQNNVLCFSINRDDGKSTKNINSIRLVPVHSKLIELGLMEFVKQRASANKSIFKVSNKDFSEIFRSQIQRKLISSDKQKTFYSFRHYFIDTLVQQEVEPNIIAQIVGHEKQYKILLGTYATNINASVLKAKVEMVCY from the coding sequence ATGGTACACCTAAAAAACCGCAATGGAATTTATTACTACCGAAGCGTCATCGCACCAAACGCAAGAAAAGTTTTAAAATGCTCAAGAGAGCTATCTTTCTCCTTGGGGACTTATTCCTTATTAAAAGCCAGAAAATCTGCTAGAATTTATGATAGATATATCTATCTCATAACAAAGGCAGTTGATATGAAGCTAAATCAAGGAATTATAGATTCATTAGTTGATAGTTTTATGCAGGCAAAGGTGGATAAGAGCATAAAAGAGCATTCGCTTTATGATAAAAAGATAGATATTGAATTTGCAGATGCGCTAAATAGGCATTTTAAAGAGGCTTTAAAAGATCATACCTTTTCTGATTTGCTTAATAAAAGTAATGAGACTTTAAATGGCATGGCTAAAATTTTATCTAATAGTCCAGATGAAGCCATAGACCAAGATGATAAAGCCAGCATAGCTCAAACCCTGCTTGAAAAACACATATTATCCCTAAACTACCTAATATCAAAGCTCGATAAGAGCGCAAACCTTGTGTCTAAAAGACTTAAATTCTTAAGCAAACAAGATGAAAGTTATAAATTTGAGCCAACTGGTATAGATAGCTTTCAAGATAATATCAACGCTCTAGATGAAGCAAATGGGCTACCTCTTAAAAAAGAAGATATCAAAAGCCTAGCTAAAAATTTCTCACATGCCATAATGGCAACTGCTGAGCAACAATACGGACTTAACAATCCTTTTAAGCTAGTAAAAACAAAAGGTGATGAGAGGAGTGCAGAGCAGATACTATCTGCTAATAGTCATCTAATAGGCAAACGCATAAAAGTAGGAGATAGTAGCTTTGGCATGGGTAGTTTAAACGATGAAGCAGTCCAAGAATACGAGATAGTTCCATGTTCTACTAGTCAAAGAAAGATAGAGAGCAGGGAGATCATCACACTAAAAACAGCATTTGAAAATTTTATAGCTAACACTAGCGTTAGCCAAAAGTGGTCAAGTAGCACTATGGATCTGGTAAATATTGTAGGCAATATATTGTTTAAATTCTTTCATCCAAGCAAGGATATCACAACCATATCACGAGATGATCTACTTAAATTTAGAAATACTTTAGCCCTCATACCAACTAAACTAAACCAAAAAGCCAAATATAAAGACAAAAGCCTAGAGCAAATCATACACATAGGCAAAAACGATGCCAAGCTATCACAAGTAACCATACAAAAATATATGATAAGAGTAGTGCAGTTCTTTAAGTATTGCTATAACAGCGACTACATAAGTAAGAGCATCGTAAATGACCTAAGCGTAAAAGTAGAGATAAATCCAATGGAGCGTAAGGTGCTACCTTATAGTAAAGAAGAGGCTAATGCTATCTTTAAAATAGTCCAAAATTTTAAAGAGACCAACAAGTCACCAAGCAAACGCATAAGTGCAAATGATCTATACTATATAACCATGATAGCAGCATATAGTGGCATGAGAATAAACGAGATAGTTCAGCTAAGAGCACGTGATATCGTGCAACAAAATAATGTGCTTTGCTTTAGTATAAATAGAGATGATGGTAAGAGCACCAAAAATATAAACTCCATAAGGCTTGTGCCAGTTCATAGCAAGCTAATAGAGCTTGGACTAATGGAGTTTGTAAAACAAAGAGCTAGTGCAAATAAAAGCATCTTCAAAGTAAGTAACAAAGACTTTTCAGAAATTTTTAGATCACAAATACAACGAAAGCTAATAAGCAGCGACAAGCAAAAGACTTTTTACTCGTTTAGGCACTATTTTATAGATACGCTTGTCCAACAAGAAGTAGAGCCAAATATCATAGCTCAAATAGTAGGACATGAGAAGCAGTATAAAATTTTACTTGGAACATATGCTACAAATATAAATGCTAGTGTATTAAAGGCAAAAGTTGAAATGGTGTGCTATTAG
- a CDS encoding Cj0814 family flagellar-dependent secreted protein — protein sequence MKVSGSSILTKQHYQKQTKNEGFANFLPNTPNINSISQVTIPKNDFVSSSAIDSLYQAKFSSQEGYGYSVDAKGFMGADFNKAAGLSQDFKIHKSTLDAIVLHNQKHPNYTNSIMETKKDNQLFGEDSFANIDLANTIKQYYKIFDQISAGVISKGKEFYSNEDLAKMPKGYFSKDKKIEHVEYLMGRMTSDELDGLTDRSNEKVTHIFRTAQDAEDAHRLWDDLSDINVEVNGNFLDFSPEVMTTEHTIPYMWVSSAGYDFKPDMSVYDNEQGYTKEQIFVAFLKNEQGLVLQGGTTRITDEALSVYKSSLILTKQDRSEIGIPKAYYDEILSGKKDLKDILARILKLRNLELKKDQTLEGLANKIMDVLKEFDERTKVREL from the coding sequence ATGAAAGTCTCAGGGAGCTCCATCTTAACAAAACAGCACTACCAAAAACAGACAAAAAACGAAGGCTTTGCAAATTTCTTGCCTAACACTCCAAATATAAATTCGATCAGCCAAGTCACTATTCCTAAAAATGACTTTGTTTCATCTAGCGCTATCGACTCTCTTTATCAGGCCAAATTTTCTTCACAAGAGGGCTATGGATATAGTGTAGATGCTAAAGGATTTATGGGAGCTGATTTTAACAAGGCTGCAGGCTTGTCACAGGACTTTAAAATTCACAAAAGCACACTTGATGCGATAGTGCTACACAATCAAAAACATCCAAACTATACAAATTCTATAATGGAAACAAAAAAAGATAACCAGCTCTTTGGAGAGGATAGCTTTGCAAATATCGATCTAGCAAATACCATAAAGCAATACTATAAAATTTTTGATCAAATTTCGGCTGGAGTTATTAGCAAGGGTAAAGAATTTTATTCAAATGAAGATCTAGCAAAGATGCCAAAGGGCTACTTTTCAAAAGATAAAAAAATAGAGCATGTTGAATACCTAATGGGTAGGATGACTAGCGATGAGCTAGATGGGCTAACTGATAGGAGTAATGAGAAGGTAACTCATATCTTTAGGACAGCCCAAGACGCAGAAGATGCACATAGGTTATGGGATGATCTAAGCGATATAAATGTAGAAGTCAATGGAAATTTCCTTGACTTTTCTCCAGAAGTGATGACAACTGAGCATACTATCCCTTATATGTGGGTTAGTAGTGCTGGATATGACTTCAAGCCTGATATGTCTGTATATGATAATGAACAAGGCTATACAAAGGAGCAAATCTTTGTCGCATTCTTGAAAAATGAGCAAGGTCTTGTGCTACAAGGTGGCACAACAAGGATAACTGACGAGGCTCTTAGTGTGTATAAAAGTTCATTAATACTTACAAAGCAAGATAGAAGCGAGATAGGCATACCAAAGGCTTATTATGATGAGATACTATCTGGCAAGAAAGATCTAAAAGATATACTAGCTAGGATTTTAAAGCTTAGAAATTTAGAGCTTAAAAAAGATCAAACGCTTGAGGGGCTAGCAAATAAAATAATGGACGTTTTAAAAGAATTTGATGAGAGGACGAAGGTAAGAGAGCTATAA